From the Girardinichthys multiradiatus isolate DD_20200921_A chromosome 22, DD_fGirMul_XY1, whole genome shotgun sequence genome, one window contains:
- the heatr5b gene encoding HEAT repeat-containing protein 5B isoform X1, producing MELAHSLLLNEDALAQITEAKRPVFIFEWLRFLDKVLVAANKVDVKEKQKKLVEQLTGLISSAPGPPTRKLLAKNLATLYSIGDTFTVFQTLDKCNDIIKSKDDTPAYLPTKLAAVACVGAFYEKMGRMLGSSFPDTINNLLKALKSAESQGRGEILLSLQKVLSGLGGAAASCHRDIYKNARSLLTDRSMAVRCAVAKCLLELQNEAVFMWTTELENVATLCFKALEGSNYGVRVAVAKLLGTVMATALMPKQAAVMRQNVKRATLDEVLELMATGFLRGGSGFLKSGGEMLKGGASVSREVRVGVTQAYVVFVTTLGGQWLERNFAKFLSHVLDLVSHPRATQTHVEAVYSRRCVSFMLRATLGGLLGEKAQIAAGKEICQAISKQMRAVGKEDGGEISRFRALQKAVVNDISGENKAGAADVSASQHVMVCALKELGSLVQSLSATASPLIQEPSIGLLETVTSVLLHPSMAARLAAAWCLRCVAVALPYQLSPLLDRCAERINNLKSSPEAVSGYSFAMAALLGGVHQCPLGIPHSKGKLVVSIAEDLLRTAAQNSRLSLQRTQAGWLLLGALMTLGSSLVRYHLPKMLLLWRNVFPRSQKELEAEKARGDSFTWQVTLEGRAGALCAMRSFVAHCPELLTEDVIRRLMTPIECAMTMMSQVPAIIKVHGAHLKASAAMVRLRLYDILALLPPKTYEGSFNALLRELVAEFTLTDNSANTTTSLLRSLCHYDDSVLMGSWLQETDHKSIEDQLQPNSASGSGALEHDPSSIYLRVPVGEAIPGPLPLGVSVIDASVALFGVVFPHVSFKHRLQMLDHFAECIKQAKGVRQQAVQLNIFTAVLSALKGLAENKSTLGPEEVRKSALALVMGALDNPNPILRCAAGEALGRMAQVVGEATFIARMAQTSFDKLKSARDVVSRTGHSLALGCLHRYVGGIGSGQHLKTSVSILLALAQDGSSHEVQTWALHSLALIVDSSGPMYRGYVEPTLSLVLTLLLTVPPSHTEVHQCLGRCLGALITTVGPELQGNGATISTIRSSCLVGCAIMQDHSDSLVQAAAISCLQQLHMFAPRHVNLSSLVPCLCVHLCSSHLLLRRAAVACLRQLAQREAAEVCEYAMSLAKKAGDGKDNTTINLNITETGLEGVLFGMLDRETDRKLCSDIHDTLGHMLSSLAVEKLSHWLKLCKDVLAATTDVGGAVVFEVEKDEEDSEKKDEMDDDTMFTGLGDDDKSKPSVAPRWVTRVFAADCLCRIILLCENVDKAHFDLATARSAQAKNPKGDLLVLHLSDLIRMAFMAATDHSNQLRMAGLQALEDIIKKFASVSEPEFPGHVILEQYQANVGAALRPAFSPDTPSDITAKACQVCSTWIGSGVVSDLNDLRRVHNLLVSSLDKVQAGKGSSSQLYSESATTMEKLAVLKAWAEVYVVAMKIKKEAEAKPAKPVGREDEDEDEDDLGADVLPPDSLIILVQPELPSLSRLWLAMLRDYALLTLPAEFSSQLPPDGGAFYTPETIDTARLHYRGSWAPVLHAVALWLNSTGFGVNDNQEDVSSTPSKVPSTFQGGSSSTKMLDEPVKDRMHLMLGVSIEFLCFPRPEEPIEHVMSCLQALSTLLETPCAKAHMAEDQLLAVELLNVLHRLLLTRDPLAVQLQVTTVVQETIRAALDHLQQQRANRGNDDEGEKDSLTTLGEGGDTGELVPGKSLVYAAMELLVFILVRHLPQLNSRVKESPSHAPLRPQRLPDESARLVANTVSILAELPSLCSPAGATTILPTVLFLITGVLKETAIKAADSSVPVPVSAALQGLKTIITSRLTREESIQTQWTTLVRSTLASVLEYSQPDESRSDMDEVSMLTAITLFLLSASSELVGVIVLQKGCMDRFRNALNSSDPWVQARCYQLLLSVFQHSNRALSTPYIHALAPLMVEKLKAVERSRPGTAAELQAVQEGVRVLENLVSMGEEKNRVQLLALLVPTLISYLLDENAISSAPLVSRNLHDFALQNLMRIGPLYPAAFKTVISAAPELKTRLESAIRANQASSKATAAARQAQPTVQAAPTIKLKTSFF from the exons ATGGAGCTGGCTCACAGTCTGCTGCTCAATGAGGACGCTTTGGCTCAGATCACTGAAGCAAAGAGACCAGTCTTCATCTTTGAATGGCTTCGCTTCCTCGATAAAGTGCTTGTGGCAGCAAATAAG GTGGATGTGAAGGAGAAGCAGAAGAAGCTGGTGGAACAGTTAACAGGACTAATCAGCAGCGCCCCTGGACCACCAACCAGGAAACTGCTGGCTAAAAACCTTGCTACTCTTTACAGCATTGGCGATACCTTCACCGTTTTCCAGACGCTGGACAAATGCAACGACATCATTAAAAGCAAGGATGACACACCCGCGTACTTACCAACAAAACT TGCTGCAGTTGCCTGTGTTGGAGCATTTTATGAAAAGATGGGCCGGATGTTGGGAAGCTCATTTCCAGACACCATTAATAATCTACTGAAAGCGCTAAAGAGTGCAGAG TCCCAAGGGAGAGGAGAGATCCTGCTCAGCCTGCAGAAGGTGCTGAGTGGACTTGGTGGAGCTGCAGCTTCATGTCACAGAGACATCTACAAGAACGCCCGCTCCCTGCTCACAGACAGATCCATGGCTGTACGCTGTGCAGTAGCTAAG TGTCTGCTGGAGCTGCAGAATGAGGCAGTTTTCATGTGGACAACAGAACTGGAAAATGTGGCCACTCTGTGTTTTAAAGCCTTGGAAGGCTCCAACTATGGTGTTCGGGTGGCAGTGGCCAAACTGCTGGGTACGGTCATGGCCACAGCCCTCATGCCCAAACAAGCTGCAG TGATGCGTCAGAATGTGAAGCGGGCTACACTGGATGAGGTGCTGGAGCTGATGGCCACGGGGTTCCTACGTGGTGGATCTGGCTTCCTAAAGAGCGGAGGGGAGATGTTAAAGGGGGGAGCCTCTGTCAGCAGGGAGGTGCGAGTGGGTGTCACACAG GCTTACGTTGTGTTTGTGACCACACTGGGTGGTCAGTGGCTGGAGCGCAATTTCGCCAAATTTCTGTCCCACGTCCTGGACCTTGTGTCTCATCCACGGGCCACACAGACGCATGTCGAGGCTGTGTACTCGCGGCGCTGTGTGTCCTTCATGCTGCGCGCCACACTGGGGGGCTTGCTAGGAGAGAAAGCTCAGATTGCGGCCGGCAAAGAAATCTGCCAAGCCATCAGCAAACAAATGAGGGCTGTGGGTAAGGAGGATGGGGGGGAAATATCACGGTTCAGAGCATTACAGA AGGCAGTAGTGAACGACATCAGCGGTGAGAACAAGGCGGGAGCAGCTGACGTCTCTGCCAGTCAGCATGTTATGGTGTGCGCCCTGAAAGAACTGGGCAGTTTAGTTCAGAGCTTGAGTGCAACGGCTTCCCCGCTTATCCAGGAGCCTTCAATCG GACTTCTTGAAACTGTGACCTCAGTGCTGCTGCATCCAAGCATGGCAGCACGTCTGGCAGCCGCGTGGTGCCTGCGCTGTGTGGCCGTGGCTCTACCCTATCAGCTGTCTCCGCTGCTGGACCGCTGCGCAGAGAGAATCAACAACCTGAAGAGTTCTCCTGAGGCCGTGAGCGGCTACAGCTTTGCTATGGCAGCTCTGCTGGGAGGAGTACACCAGTGTCCACTGGGTATCCCTCACTCCAAGGGCAAG CTGGTGGTCAGCATAGCAGAAGATCTTCTGCGTACAGCAGCTCAGAATAGCCGACTGTCCCTGCAGCGCACACAGGCTGGATGGCTTCTGCTGGGGGCCCTCATGACTTTAG GTTCCTCACTCGTCCGCTACCATCTTCCAaaaatgctgctgctgtggAGGAACGTGTTTCCACGCTCCCAGAAGGAACTGGAGGCTGAAAAGGCCAGAGGGGACTCCTTCACGTGGCAGGTCACTCTGGAGGGCCGGGCTGGAGCCCTGTGTG CCATGCGTAGCTTTGTGGCGCACTGTCCCGAGCTTCTCACTGAAGATGTCATCCGTAGACTCATGACTCCCATCGAATGTGCAATGACCATGATGTCACA GGTCCCTGCCATCATTAAAGTCCATGGTGCTCACCTAAAAGCAAGTGCAGCAATGGTGAGACTCAGGTTGTATGACATCTTGGCCCTGTTGCCTCCTAAGACGTATGAAG GCAGCTTTAATGCTCTCCTGAGGGAACTGGTGGCAGAGTTCACTTTGACCGACAACTCCGCCAACACCACCACCTCTCTGTTGCGCTCTCTGTGCCACTATGATGACAGCGTGCTCATGGGCTCCTGGCTACAGGAAACTGACCACAAGTCCATCGAGGATCAA CTGCAGCCCAACAGCGCATCCGGCAGCGGCGCTCTGGAACATGACCCCTCGTCAATCTACCTGCGTGTCCCCGTCGGCGAGGCCATCCCAGGGCCTCTACCTCTGGGTGTGTCAGTCATCGATGCTTCAGTTGCTCTGTTTGGGGTGGTTTTCCCCCATGTCTCCTTCAAACACAG GCTGCAGATGCTAGACCACTTTGCAGAGTGCATTAAGCAGGCCAAAGGAGTTCGACAGCAGGCAGTCCAGCTGAACATCTTTACTGCGGTGCTCAGTGCCCTCAAA GGTTTGGCTGAGAACAAGAGCACTCTGGGCCCGGAGGAGGTCCGGAAGTCTGCTCTGGCTCTGGTGATGGGAGCGCTGGACAATCCCAATCCGATCCTGCGTTGTGCTGCCGGGGAAGCTTTGGGTAGGATGGCCCAGGTGGTGGGAGAGGCCACCTTCATCGCCAGAATGGCACAGACCAGCTTTGACAA GCTGAAGTCGGCTCGTGATGTGGTTTCAAGGACAGGCCATTCATTGGCTCTTGGCTGTCTACATCGATACGTTGGAGGGATCGGCTCTGGCCAGCACTTAAAAACCAGTGTTAGCATCCTGTTGGCTCTCGCTCAGGATGGATCTTCTCATGAAGTTCAG ACCTGGGCTCTGCACTCTCTGGCTCTGATCGTGGATTCTAGCGGCCCCATGTACCGAGGTTACGTGGAGCCCACGCTCTCCCTGGTGCTCACCCTTCTGCTTACCGTGCCGCCATCTCACACAGAGGTTCACCAGTGTTTGGGCCGCTGCTTGGGAGCTCTGATCACTACTGTTGGCCCAGAATTGCAGG GAAATGGAGCAACTATTTCCACCATCCGCTCGTCCTGCCTGGTCGGTTGTGCCATAATGCAGGACCACTCCGACTCCCTGGTCCAAGCAGCCGCCATTTCGTGTTTGCAGCAGCTGCACATGTTCGCTCCTCGACACGTCAACCTGTCCAGCCTGGTGCCCTGCCTCTGT GTGCATTTGTGCAGTTCACACTTGTTGCTGCGTCGTGCTGCCGTAGCGTGTCTTAGGCAGCTTGCCCAGAGGGAGGCTGCAGAGGTCTGTGAGTATGCCATGAGCCTGGCAAAGAAAGCAGGAGACGGCAAAGACAACACAACAATCA ACCTAAACATAACAGAAACTGGGTTGGAAGGCGTTCTGTTCGGCATGCTGGATCGAGAGACGGACAGGAAGTTGTGTTCTGACATCCATGACACTCTGGGTCACATGCTGTCATCTCTCGCTGTGGAAAAGCTTTCTCATTGGCTCAAACTCTGCAAAGACGTCCTCGCAGCAACAACAG ATGTAGGGGGGGCCGTGGTATTTGAGGTGGAGAAAGATGAGGAGGACTCTGAGAAAAAAGATGAGATGGACGACGACACCATGTTCACAGGCCTGGGGGACGATGACAAGTCCAAGCCATCTGTGGCGCCACGCTGGGTGACCCGGGTGTTTGCAGCAGACTGCTTGTGCCGCATCATCCTGTTGTGTGAGAATGTAGACAAGGCGCACTTTGACCTGGCAACAGCACGCTCTGCGCAAGCAAAGAACCCCAAAG GAGATCTGTTGGTGCTCCATTTGTCCGACCTTATCCGTATGGCCTTCATGGCAGCCACAGATCACAGCAACCAGCTGAGGATGGCTGGCCTGCAGGCCCTGGAAGACATCATTAAAAAGTTTGCATCCGTATCAGAGCCTGAGTTCCCAGGGCACGTTATCTTGGAGCAATACCAGGCCAAT GTTGGAGCTGCCCTCAGACCTGCATTTTCACCTGATACACCGTCTGATATAACAGCGAAGGCATGCCAG GTGTGTAGTACATGGATCGGTAGTGGTGTAGTCAGCGACCTCAATGACCTGCGGCGAGTCCACAACCTGCTTGTCTCATCGCTGGACAAGGTGCAGGCTGGGAAGGGCTCGTCCAGTCAGCTGTACAGTGAGAGTGCCACCACCATGGAGAAGCTGGCTGTGCTAAAGGCCTGGGCTGAG GTGTACGTGGTGGCAATGAAAATCAAGAAAGAGGCAGAGGCTAAACCTGCCAAACCGGTAGGAAGAGAAGATGAGGATGAGGACGAGGATGACCTGGGTGCGGATGTGCTTCCTCCAGATAGCCTCATTATCTTAGTGCAGCCAGAGCTGCCTTCTCTGAGCCGCCTCTGGCTGGCCATGCTGCGAGACTACGCGCTGCTTACTCTGCCTGCTGAGTTCTCCAGTCAGCTACCACCTGATG GCGGCGCATTTTATACCCCAGAGACGATAGATACAGCAAGACTCCACTACCGTGGCTCTTGGGCCCCTGTGCTGCATGCGGTGGCTCTCTGGTTGAACAGCACTGGGTTTGGAGTTAACGATAATCAGGAGGATGTCTCATCGACTCCCTCCAAGGTTCCTAGCACCTTTCAGGGAGGGTCTTCCTCAACAAAAATGCTGGACGAGCCGGTTAAAGACAGAATGCATCTAATGCTGG GTGTCAGTATAGAGTTTCTGTGCTTCCCACGGCCTGAGGAGCCCATTGAGCACGTGATGTCCTGCTTGCAGGCTCTGTCCACTCTGCTGGAAACTCCTTGTGCTAAGGCACATATGGCAGAAGACCAG CTACTGGCAGTGGAGCTCCTGAATGTGCTCCACAGGCTGCTGCTGACGCGGGATCCTCTTGCAGTCCAGCTTCAGGTCACAACTGTTGTGCAGGAGACCATCAGAGCTGCACTGGACCATCTGCAACAACAAAGGGCCAACAGAG gCAATGACGATGAAGGTGAGAAAGATTCTCTGACCACCCTGGGGGAAGGCGGGGACACAGGGGAGCTCGTACCTGGCAAGTCTCTGGTTTACGCAGCCATGGAGCTACTTGTGTTCATCCTGGTCCGCCACCTACCGCAGCTTAATTCACGAGTGAAGGAGTCACCCAGTCATGCTCCTCTGAGACCACAGAGACTGCCAGATGAAAGCGCACGCCTGGTGGCAAACACGGTTTCTATTCTGGCCGAGCTGCCTTCGCTGTGCTCTCCTGCTG GAGCAACAACCATTCTTCCTACAGTGCTTTTCCTAATCACTGGGGTCCTAAAGGAAACGGCAATTAAAGCTGCTGACAGCTCTGTGCCTGTTCCTGTATCAGCCGCTCTGCAGGGCCTTAAGACCATCATCACGTCACGACTGACCCGGGAGGAGAGCATTCAGACACAGTGGACCACCCTCGTAAGGAGCACCCTGGCATCTGTGCTTGAGTACTCTCAGCCAG ACGAGTCCCGATCTGACATGGATGAAGTCAGTATGTTGACAGCAATAACTCTGTTCCTGCTGTCGGCCAGTAGTGAGCTCGTTGGAGTGATCGTCCTGCAGAAGGGCTGCATGGACCGCTTCCGAAATGCTCTGAACTCTAGTGATCCCTGG GTTCAGGCCCGGTGTTACCAgttgcttctatcagtgtttcaACACTCCAACCGAGCCTTGTCCACTCCTTACATCCACGCCCTTGCTCCACTCATGGTGGAGAAGCTAAAGGCGGTGGAACGCAGTAGGCCGGGAACTGCTGCTGAGCTGCAGGCTGTGCAAGAGGGCGTCAGGGTCCTAGAGAATCTGGTCAGCATGGGCGAGGAAAAGAACA GAGTGCAGCTGTTGGCTCTTCTTGTTCCAACTCTCATCTCTTATCTTCTGGATGAGAATGCGATCTCCTCCGCTCCCCTAGTCTCTAGAAACCTGCACGATTTCGCCCTCCAGAACTTAATGCGAATCGGGCCCCTGTATCCAGCTGCCTTCAAGACAGTAATCAGTGCAGCACCTGAGCTTAAAACTCGTCTTGAGTCTGCCATACGAGCTAACCAGGCCAGCAGCAAAGCCACAGCAGCAGCGAGGCAAGCTCAGCCAACTGTGCAGGCTGCGCCAACTATTAAACTCAAGACGAGCTTCTTCTGA